One genomic window of Evansella cellulosilytica DSM 2522 includes the following:
- a CDS encoding SAM-dependent methyltransferase: MNAINFLREKLAFPVTMEEYMRVSLYDEEIGYYMKDRVKLGKEGDFYTSNHVHPVFQKTFARFFLDVIKKEKISPYICEFGAGEGMFAKNVLDYFLHTDEKVYEKMQYIIIESSQYHRAMLLNILDMHKERVRIFSSMIEAKHCYPHLEGIIFSNELIDAFPVRVVEKHSNQLYEVLVDVNKTEVKEVIVPCKDNKLTSWLNVYGPDLADGYRFEINLAMREWLIHVNEWLRKGLVVTVDYGYTNEELNREERRLGSLRGYYKHQLIDDPLKYPSEMDMTSHIQWDAFQQISRELNLEEITHEKQDRFLLKAGLFTFLEKANHLDPFSESFKQNRAIQSLVYPGGISSSFQVNVQGKVVNEVKNYTIFTEDPYHLDSKLDYK, translated from the coding sequence TTGAATGCAATCAATTTTTTAAGAGAAAAGCTAGCATTTCCAGTAACGATGGAGGAGTATATGCGTGTCTCCTTGTACGATGAAGAAATTGGGTACTATATGAAAGATAGAGTTAAGTTAGGCAAAGAAGGTGACTTTTATACAAGTAACCATGTACATCCTGTATTTCAGAAGACGTTCGCACGATTTTTTTTAGATGTTATAAAGAAAGAAAAAATCTCCCCTTATATTTGTGAATTTGGAGCAGGAGAAGGGATGTTTGCAAAAAACGTACTAGATTATTTTTTACATACTGATGAAAAGGTATATGAGAAAATGCAATACATTATCATAGAATCAAGCCAGTATCATCGAGCTATGCTATTAAATATACTTGACATGCACAAAGAGAGAGTGAGAATTTTTTCGAGTATGATTGAGGCAAAGCATTGCTACCCTCACCTTGAGGGTATTATCTTTTCAAACGAATTAATAGATGCTTTTCCTGTCCGTGTAGTTGAGAAACATAGTAATCAATTATATGAAGTTCTTGTTGACGTTAATAAAACAGAAGTAAAAGAAGTCATTGTGCCATGTAAAGATAATAAGCTAACGTCATGGTTGAACGTGTATGGTCCTGATTTAGCCGATGGATATAGATTTGAAATCAATTTGGCGATGAGAGAGTGGTTAATTCACGTAAATGAATGGTTAAGAAAAGGATTAGTTGTGACTGTAGACTATGGATATACGAATGAAGAATTAAATAGAGAAGAAAGAAGGCTTGGTTCATTACGTGGATACTATAAGCATCAATTAATAGATGATCCGCTAAAATACCCTTCAGAAATGGATATGACATCACATATACAATGGGATGCTTTTCAACAAATTTCTAGGGAATTAAATTTGGAGGAAATTACTCACGAGAAACAAGATCGCTTTTTACTAAAAGCAGGGCTATTTACATTTTTGGAAAAAGCAAATCACTTGGATCCATTCTCCGAGAGCTTTAAACAAAATCGAGCGATTCAATCATTAGTATACCCTGGTGGTATTAGTTCTTCATTCCAAGTAAATGTACAAGGAAAAGTGGTCAATGAAGTAAAAAATTACACTATTTTTACTGAAGACCCTTATCATTTAGACTCGAAGTTAGATTATAAATAA
- a CDS encoding DUF2626 domain-containing protein, producing MDRMFRVISFWTGVMAVLFMAGGMNEMAILFFGQTGAFLALSYLKLSERAYVYIFGAYLTLFFVGFTYYSTFILVPGIGGH from the coding sequence ATGGATCGTATGTTCCGTGTAATTAGCTTCTGGACTGGTGTTATGGCCGTATTATTTATGGCTGGTGGTATGAATGAGATGGCAATATTATTCTTCGGACAGACAGGAGCATTTTTAGCTCTAAGCTATTTAAAGCTTTCGGAAAGAGCATATGTGTATATTTTCGGTGCCTATTTAACATTATTTTTCGTCGGCTTTACTTACTACTCCACGTTCATATTAGTTCCTGGTATAGGTGGACATTAG
- a CDS encoding helix-turn-helix transcriptional regulator, whose product MEQQTLKITGVLSDPTRFSIYQYVARQHRDVTVQEIADTFNIHANVARLHLTKLEDVNMLVSDTKKTGKGGRPSRFYTLSNEVVSLQFPYRDFQRLSEIAIETLSSLGKEGEKALVETGRKFGFESAKSFVHSLDQNAEEMSPREKVAFIEKVAITQGLSPEIHYDDENKEIVFRIYNCTFKELAKDNFGICRMHHALINGIFEYFFGDIKLKNESSLLQKNEITCTYTTIVLPKGE is encoded by the coding sequence ATGGAACAACAAACGTTAAAAATTACTGGAGTATTATCTGACCCTACTCGTTTCTCTATTTATCAATATGTTGCAAGACAGCATAGAGATGTGACAGTACAAGAAATTGCGGATACATTTAATATTCACGCGAACGTCGCTCGTCTACATCTTACAAAGCTAGAGGATGTCAATATGCTCGTTTCCGATACAAAAAAGACTGGGAAAGGTGGTAGACCTAGTAGATTTTATACCCTTTCTAATGAAGTAGTGAGTCTACAATTTCCATACCGTGACTTTCAACGTTTGTCTGAAATTGCAATTGAAACTTTATCATCACTTGGTAAAGAAGGAGAAAAAGCTCTAGTTGAAACTGGAAGGAAATTTGGTTTTGAATCAGCAAAATCATTTGTTCATTCCCTAGACCAGAACGCTGAGGAAATGAGCCCGAGAGAAAAAGTTGCTTTCATTGAAAAAGTTGCTATAACACAAGGGCTGAGTCCAGAAATACATTATGATGATGAAAACAAAGAAATCGTATTTCGCATTTACAATTGTACGTTTAAAGAACTAGCAAAAGACAACTTTGGTATTTGCAGAATGCATCACGCTCTAATAAACGGTATCTTTGAATACTTTTTTGGAGATATTAAACTAAAGAATGAATCAAGTCTCTTACAAAAAAATGAAATAACATGTACGTATACTACCATTGTTTTACCTAAAGGTGAATAA
- a CDS encoding YtxH domain-containing protein produces MSKIDTKDFLIGAVVGGIIGAATAMLYAPKSGKELRSDINEKAVSAKNKTIELKNTAVEKGSEYGQLAKDQWERLSDKTQQFKEKATSTGEEVSEDVKSVIKSGVEDGKELAQEVVNEIEEAKEKIKEDVNTLK; encoded by the coding sequence ATGAGTAAGATTGATACGAAAGATTTTCTAATAGGGGCTGTTGTTGGAGGTATTATTGGAGCTGCGACTGCAATGTTATATGCGCCAAAATCAGGGAAGGAATTGCGTTCTGATATTAATGAAAAAGCAGTGAGTGCTAAAAATAAAACGATAGAGTTAAAAAACACAGCAGTTGAAAAAGGAAGTGAGTATGGGCAACTTGCAAAAGATCAATGGGAGCGGCTTTCAGATAAAACGCAACAATTTAAAGAGAAAGCTACATCAACAGGAGAGGAAGTATCCGAGGATGTTAAAAGCGTGATTAAATCAGGAGTTGAAGACGGGAAAGAACTTGCTCAAGAAGTCGTAAATGAAATAGAGGAAGCGAAAGAAAAAATCAAAGAGGATGTTAATACATTAAAATAG
- the comGA gene encoding competence type IV pilus ATPase ComGA has protein sequence MDVERKTKALLLNALSYTASDVHFIPMKKNGLVRYRIDGKLVDMETLPLNLLQRIISYLKFISGMDIGEKRRPQTSSLEIPLLNKLYAMRLSTFPSTSYETLVIRLFPLKDHQTLHQLSLFPGQAKKILNLIQAPSGLIIICGPTGSGKTTTLYSLLHTCSFNLKRNIITLEDPIEQKHDHFLQMEINERAGVTYSVGLRSLLRHDPDVIMLGEIRDSETAQMAIRASLTGHLVFSTLHSKCTKTALNRLLELGVRQVDLQETVTAIIAQRLVDVVCPYCGMSCHSHCKKRRLRRRAAIYEILEGEIVQYMHELPGAKKIKTLNELISKSIALGFVHEYEYFRFGKGGIGD, from the coding sequence ATGGATGTAGAGCGAAAAACGAAAGCATTATTATTAAATGCACTATCTTACACCGCTTCAGATGTTCACTTTATACCTATGAAGAAAAATGGTTTGGTACGATACCGAATTGATGGAAAACTAGTAGATATGGAAACACTCCCTCTAAACTTATTACAACGTATTATTAGTTATTTGAAATTCATTTCAGGAATGGATATTGGTGAAAAACGGAGACCACAAACTAGCTCTCTTGAAATACCGTTACTAAACAAACTATATGCGATGAGGCTATCTACATTTCCATCTACAAGTTACGAGACATTAGTGATCCGTTTATTTCCTCTTAAAGATCATCAAACACTACATCAACTTTCTTTATTTCCAGGACAAGCGAAAAAAATATTAAATCTTATTCAAGCCCCGAGTGGGTTAATCATTATTTGTGGTCCAACGGGTTCTGGAAAAACGACTACTTTATACTCCTTATTACACACATGTAGCTTTAATTTAAAACGAAACATTATTACTTTAGAAGATCCAATTGAGCAAAAACATGACCACTTTTTACAGATGGAAATTAATGAAAGAGCTGGGGTAACCTACTCTGTTGGCCTAAGGAGTTTATTACGACATGACCCTGACGTTATTATGCTAGGTGAAATTAGAGATAGTGAAACAGCTCAGATGGCTATTAGAGCTTCATTAACTGGACACCTTGTATTTTCTACACTTCATAGTAAGTGTACGAAGACAGCGCTTAACAGACTATTAGAATTAGGGGTTCGACAAGTAGACCTTCAAGAAACAGTAACAGCAATCATTGCACAACGATTAGTTGATGTAGTATGCCCTTATTGTGGCATGTCTTGTCATTCTCACTGTAAAAAAAGGAGGTTGCGGAGAAGAGCGGCTATTTATGAAATATTGGAAGGAGAGATAGTACAATATATGCATGAACTCCCAGGTGCAAAAAAAATCAAGACACTAAACGAATTAATAAGTAAAAGTATAGCTTTAGGGTTTGTTCATGAGTATGAGTATTTTCGATTTGGAAAAGGAGGGATAGGCGATTGA
- the comGB gene encoding competence type IV pilus assembly protein ComGB — protein sequence MKKAFKNDLERSEWLYQMYLLMTDGYSLAESIQLIMEYSTTYQKAWCESIYIALVEGEDFSSQLKSAAFSTEVVSYLYLSEKYGDLINALFTTSKLLKNKHDLKKKSQKLLTYPLFLFTLLLIMITILSEGIFPQLTFFFESSGQELPIITRLVMFLLSFLQLPFIIFFLLILCSVLIWFNKKSIEDRYSLLCKYPVIRNVTSTYLTYSFVTQLSPLLKNGFSLYNALKVIVESSHMKFLQIEASAMIGKLLDGYSLQQIIKERGIYDERLTAVIYLGESKGKLGEEFERFGNFIYNKQQEKIYKVISVAQPVIVSVIGLIVLVLFLSIMVPIFNIVDGW from the coding sequence TTGAAAAAAGCTTTTAAAAATGATTTAGAACGTAGTGAATGGTTATATCAAATGTACTTATTAATGACAGATGGATATAGCCTTGCTGAATCAATTCAATTAATAATGGAGTATAGTACAACTTATCAAAAAGCTTGGTGTGAAAGCATTTATATCGCACTAGTGGAAGGAGAAGATTTCTCATCTCAATTAAAGAGTGCTGCTTTTTCAACGGAGGTCGTTAGCTATCTTTACTTATCTGAAAAATATGGTGACTTAATAAATGCTTTGTTCACAACAAGCAAGTTATTAAAGAATAAACATGATTTAAAAAAGAAAAGTCAAAAACTTCTTACTTATCCCCTGTTCTTATTTACATTACTCTTGATTATGATTACTATTCTGTCGGAAGGTATATTCCCTCAACTCACATTCTTTTTTGAATCTTCTGGACAAGAACTCCCGATTATTACACGACTTGTCATGTTTCTACTTTCCTTTCTACAACTTCCTTTTATTATCTTTTTTCTCCTTATTTTGTGTAGTGTGCTAATTTGGTTTAATAAAAAGTCTATAGAAGATAGATATAGCCTTCTTTGTAAATATCCTGTCATTAGAAACGTGACTTCAACTTATTTGACGTACTCTTTTGTCACACAGCTATCACCATTACTAAAGAATGGTTTTTCTCTATATAACGCATTGAAAGTTATTGTAGAAAGCAGCCATATGAAATTTTTACAAATAGAAGCTAGTGCGATGATAGGGAAGTTGCTAGATGGTTATTCATTACAACAGATTATTAAAGAACGAGGTATTTATGATGAGAGATTAACAGCAGTTATTTATTTAGGAGAATCAAAAGGTAAGTTAGGTGAGGAGTTTGAAAGGTTTGGTAACTTTATTTATAACAAGCAGCAGGAAAAAATTTATAAAGTCATATCCGTTGCACAGCCTGTTATTGTTAGTGTCATTGGATTAATTGTACTTGTCTTATTTTTATCCATTATGGTACCCATTTTTAATATTGTGGACGGTTGGTAA
- the comGC gene encoding competence type IV pilus major pilin ComGC, whose protein sequence is MKLLKKKTKHLLTQSGFTLIEMLIVLIIISILLLIAVPNLAKNRDIAIEKGCEATKDLLKAQVYAYEIETGNKLTDIQKLVDDKYVDSITCPDGKVLTLSDLDK, encoded by the coding sequence ATGAAACTATTAAAGAAAAAAACGAAACACTTATTAACACAATCGGGGTTTACACTTATAGAAATGCTCATTGTTTTAATTATTATTTCAATTTTACTTCTAATTGCTGTTCCGAATTTAGCGAAAAACCGTGATATAGCAATTGAAAAGGGCTGTGAAGCTACAAAAGATTTATTGAAAGCACAAGTGTATGCCTATGAAATAGAAACAGGAAACAAACTAACTGATATTCAAAAGTTAGTTGATGATAAGTATGTTGATTCAATTACTTGTCCAGATGGGAAAGTATTAACATTATCCGACTTAGATAAATGA
- the comGD gene encoding competence type IV pilus minor pilin ComGD — protein sequence MRKEWTDCSGGYTLIEILIVLLLITSFLLVSIPHFSNSVRSKDVDYFFELLEKDLYESQLHAMIHGEIVRFIFSPEEEAYFIRSNMTMKVKRPFPKGLSVRRGSLDYTSLRFLPTGTISFSGTILFYYKDDTYMLVFQFVRGRFYIEKW from the coding sequence ATGAGGAAAGAATGGACAGATTGTAGTGGTGGTTATACATTAATTGAAATACTCATCGTATTATTGTTAATCACATCATTTTTGCTAGTTTCAATTCCGCACTTTTCTAACTCAGTAAGAAGTAAGGATGTAGATTACTTCTTCGAATTATTAGAAAAGGATTTATATGAATCTCAGCTTCATGCAATGATTCATGGCGAAATTGTCCGTTTCATCTTTAGTCCTGAAGAGGAAGCATACTTCATACGTAGTAATATGACAATGAAGGTGAAACGACCATTCCCTAAAGGGTTATCAGTTAGGAGGGGAAGTTTAGACTATACTTCATTACGCTTTCTTCCTACAGGTACGATTTCATTTTCTGGTACTATTCTTTTTTACTATAAAGATGATACGTACATGCTTGTCTTTCAATTTGTTAGAGGGAGGTTTTACATTGAGAAATGGTAA
- a CDS encoding type II secretion system protein, translating into MRNGKGYTLVEVMVALTIFSLTAISLIPAIITVQEERKAIRQERVAEHLLQETYYDYFILGEELPQFLELQGITFELFLNQQPQDERLCLQWVGGNGRSYERCLSSIKR; encoded by the coding sequence TTGAGAAATGGTAAAGGTTATACACTAGTCGAAGTGATGGTGGCCTTAACTATTTTTTCGTTAACAGCCATTTCATTAATCCCTGCGATCATTACTGTTCAAGAGGAAAGAAAGGCAATCAGGCAAGAGAGGGTTGCCGAACACTTGCTACAGGAGACATATTATGACTACTTTATTTTAGGTGAAGAACTCCCTCAATTTTTAGAACTACAAGGTATAACGTTTGAATTATTTCTTAATCAACAACCTCAGGATGAACGCTTGTGTTTACAGTGGGTTGGAGGGAATGGGAGAAGCTATGAAAGGTGTTTATCAAGTATTAAGAGGTAA
- the comGF gene encoding competence type IV pilus minor pilin ComGF, with translation MGEAMKGVYQVLRGKPVGMTLFEVLISFSIFMLIVSILPVVFSLLNQKQEDMISYEEHILFLAQLQLDFRNGDSFWTNHNNTILYFNRPTDNSTIQFEMYQDKVRRRVNRTGHEVYLQNVKSMNVQSFDYGIVITLTSKNGATLHSTIVHPSFLPWGYSDG, from the coding sequence ATGGGAGAAGCTATGAAAGGTGTTTATCAAGTATTAAGAGGTAAGCCAGTAGGTATGACCTTATTTGAAGTTTTAATAAGCTTTTCTATATTTATGTTAATTGTATCCATTTTACCAGTTGTTTTTTCCCTATTAAATCAAAAACAAGAGGATATGATTAGTTACGAAGAACACATTTTATTTTTAGCTCAACTTCAACTAGATTTTCGAAATGGTGACTCATTTTGGACAAATCACAATAATACAATTTTATATTTTAATCGGCCAACAGATAACAGCACAATTCAGTTTGAAATGTATCAGGACAAGGTTCGACGTAGGGTGAATAGAACAGGTCATGAAGTCTATCTTCAAAATGTAAAAAGTATGAATGTGCAATCCTTTGATTACGGTATCGTTATTACATTGACTAGTAAGAATGGTGCTACACTTCATTCTACAATTGTACATCCATCTTTTTTACCTTGGGGGTATAGTGATGGTTAA
- the comGG gene encoding competence type IV pilus minor pilin ComGG translates to MVKWRCEKGIALLLVIVILFILSYTFIHFVALYETEKNFLTLEKEWNDLNALLLNSANEVVFLLNEDTDIQLRYGTLDFFNGTVHYQITDENAYKKVVLKAKLNNGSERNARFLYDPYTKYVTNWVEGVGVH, encoded by the coding sequence ATGGTTAAGTGGAGGTGTGAGAAAGGGATAGCGCTTTTATTAGTCATTGTAATACTTTTTATATTATCGTATACATTTATACATTTTGTTGCGCTTTACGAAACAGAAAAAAATTTTTTGACTTTAGAAAAGGAATGGAATGATTTAAATGCTCTACTACTAAATAGTGCAAATGAAGTCGTTTTTTTACTTAATGAGGATACTGACATACAATTGCGTTATGGAACGCTTGATTTTTTTAATGGGACCGTTCATTATCAAATTACAGATGAAAATGCATATAAAAAAGTCGTACTAAAAGCAAAACTGAATAATGGGAGCGAAAGAAATGCAAGGTTTTTATATGATCCATACACAAAATACGTTACAAATTGGGTAGAAGGAGTAGGTGTCCATTGA
- a CDS encoding shikimate kinase, which yields MKNIYLIGFMGAGKTTIGQLLAKEAGAPFIDLDELISEKSQLSIPDIFEQFGEDGFRRRETEALKSCHRNGTIIATGGGIVERRENIEIMKNSGTIVFLDVPFEKIYERIQDDPNRPITKFGRDALKERYTKRLPLYKEANIVISEVAEMEETVQLIKESLCSKDKKA from the coding sequence TTGAAAAATATTTATCTTATTGGATTTATGGGAGCAGGGAAAACAACAATAGGTCAGCTGCTTGCCAAGGAAGCTGGAGCACCATTTATTGATTTAGATGAGCTAATAAGCGAAAAAAGTCAATTGTCTATTCCTGACATCTTTGAACAGTTTGGTGAAGATGGTTTCAGAAGGAGAGAGACAGAAGCATTAAAGTCATGCCATCGAAACGGTACAATTATAGCAACTGGTGGTGGTATTGTTGAAAGGCGAGAAAACATCGAGATAATGAAAAACTCCGGTACTATTGTATTTTTAGATGTACCGTTCGAAAAAATTTATGAAAGAATCCAAGATGATCCAAATCGTCCAATCACAAAGTTTGGAAGGGATGCACTAAAGGAGAGATATACAAAAAGACTTCCACTATACAAAGAAGCGAATATTGTTATTTCAGAAGTTGCTGAGATGGAAGAAACTGTGCAGCTTATAAAGGAAAGTCTATGTTCAAAAGATAAGAAAGCTTAA
- a CDS encoding YqzE family protein, with protein MKTNDYVKYVTEQFVAYVDQPVEERKAKKEEKRKAKLPPSNRLFGLIPFAISQTFRKRKLD; from the coding sequence ATGAAAACAAACGACTATGTAAAATACGTTACTGAACAGTTTGTTGCTTATGTAGACCAGCCCGTGGAAGAAAGAAAGGCAAAGAAAGAAGAAAAACGGAAAGCAAAACTGCCGCCAAGTAATCGGTTGTTTGGGTTAATCCCGTTTGCAATTTCACAAACATTTCGTAAGCGTAAGCTTGATTAA
- a CDS encoding YqhG family protein: MDQLEIHNYLKQFFTENDSTIIDESKGHLHIQLSIDMDKALMNRPFYWHYTEKIGGVPNPMKLTLITNSNEAPTDLKGELIHFGSPRLHQIFQTAQDRGSHAVLYESIDTNGTSTPLKPWLIINGSVSYRCDHKMDQFFSIGLSLITGEMIHDIHAKIEQKQFQDQIPNYCFTMTPIIKPKSGVERIKNYILEVEEAKEHGWASEALKRLKEDEQLLEGFYIDDEREETYHQEKSAIKAQYEPSIHISVINGGLFYFSNHPLT, from the coding sequence GTGGATCAACTTGAAATTCACAACTACTTAAAGCAATTTTTCACAGAAAATGACAGCACTATTATCGATGAATCTAAAGGCCATTTACACATACAACTATCCATTGATATGGATAAAGCGTTAATGAATAGACCGTTTTATTGGCACTACACTGAAAAAATTGGCGGTGTACCGAATCCAATGAAACTTACCCTTATTACTAATTCTAATGAAGCACCTACTGATCTAAAAGGAGAGCTGATACACTTTGGCTCTCCTAGACTACACCAAATTTTTCAAACAGCACAAGATCGTGGAAGTCACGCCGTACTTTACGAATCTATTGATACAAATGGAACATCAACCCCGTTAAAGCCGTGGTTGATTATCAATGGGTCTGTATCATACCGTTGTGACCATAAAATGGATCAGTTTTTTTCAATAGGTTTAAGCTTAATTACAGGTGAAATGATCCATGACATTCACGCTAAGATTGAGCAAAAACAATTCCAAGATCAAATTCCTAATTATTGTTTTACAATGACCCCGATTATAAAGCCTAAATCAGGGGTAGAAAGAATAAAAAACTATATTCTAGAAGTCGAAGAAGCGAAAGAGCACGGATGGGCATCTGAAGCATTGAAGAGACTAAAAGAAGATGAACAATTGTTAGAAGGCTTTTATATTGATGATGAAAGGGAGGAAACATACCATCAAGAAAAATCAGCTATAAAAGCACAGTACGAACCGAGTATCCATATTTCCGTTATAAATGGGGGCTTATTTTACTTTTCTAATCACCCACTAACGTAA
- a CDS encoding DEAD/DEAH box helicase, which translates to MLPKIHFDDEWAKNFLDSIENNRSLSNWTKYNMALQAGKERLIDNFHGLEATKHLPNLTIYPHQYETAQKVIEKMNGKAVLADEVGLGKTIEAGLILKEYMIRGLVKKVLILVPASLVTQWCTELNNKFFIPAIEQRKKPAWEHVDITVTSIDTAKREPHASVIQDIDYDFIIVDEAHKLKNKNTKNYQFVRSLKKKFCLLLTATPVQNRLSEVFHLISLLKPGYLGAESSFEEKYKENHEKLNELIQKVMIRNRRSDSDMDWPKRIVETVPITFTEEERALYDAVSELKNKYSKHGVAQGITFTTLTLQREVCSSRESAFMTLKNLIEQYGSHPEIIEDLCAIAEKINAVQTNSKAEQVLKLIQQSDDKVIIFTEYRATQLYLQWFLAQNGIKSVPFRGGFKRSKKDWMKQLFKDQAQVLIATEAGGEGINLQFCHRMINYDLPWNPMRIEQRIGRIHRLGQEKDVEIYNFAVKDTVEDHILKLLYKKIGLFEGVIGKLDDILEKFSDNQLEEHVSNILLHSHSEGEVRVKMDNLTSILAQ; encoded by the coding sequence ATGTTACCAAAAATACATTTCGATGACGAATGGGCAAAAAACTTTCTTGACTCTATAGAAAATAACAGATCATTAAGCAATTGGACGAAATATAACATGGCCCTACAAGCTGGTAAAGAACGCTTAATTGATAACTTTCATGGATTAGAAGCAACAAAGCATTTACCTAACTTAACGATATATCCTCATCAATACGAAACAGCACAGAAAGTAATCGAAAAGATGAACGGAAAAGCTGTATTAGCTGATGAGGTTGGATTAGGTAAAACGATAGAGGCTGGGCTCATCTTAAAGGAATATATGATTAGAGGCTTAGTAAAAAAAGTGTTAATCCTCGTACCAGCCTCTCTTGTTACGCAATGGTGCACGGAATTAAATAATAAGTTTTTCATCCCTGCCATTGAGCAACGAAAAAAGCCCGCATGGGAACATGTAGATATTACGGTAACTTCCATCGATACCGCTAAACGTGAGCCTCATGCATCCGTCATTCAAGATATTGACTATGACTTTATCATTGTTGATGAAGCGCATAAGTTAAAAAATAAAAATACAAAAAACTACCAGTTTGTCAGGAGTTTAAAAAAGAAGTTTTGCTTACTATTAACAGCAACACCAGTACAAAACAGATTAAGCGAAGTATTTCACTTAATCTCACTTCTTAAACCAGGATATTTAGGTGCAGAATCAAGCTTTGAAGAAAAATATAAAGAAAATCATGAAAAGCTGAATGAACTCATTCAAAAAGTAATGATTAGAAACCGCAGATCTGACTCTGATATGGATTGGCCAAAAAGAATCGTAGAGACGGTACCTATTACATTTACTGAGGAAGAAAGAGCATTATATGACGCTGTTAGTGAATTAAAAAACAAATATAGTAAACATGGCGTTGCGCAAGGCATTACTTTTACAACACTAACATTGCAACGGGAAGTATGTTCGAGCCGTGAATCGGCATTTATGACATTAAAGAATCTTATAGAGCAATATGGAAGTCACCCTGAAATTATAGAAGATTTATGTGCTATAGCAGAAAAAATAAATGCGGTACAAACTAATTCTAAAGCAGAGCAAGTCTTAAAGCTTATCCAACAATCTGATGATAAAGTGATTATTTTTACAGAGTACAGAGCTACTCAACTTTATTTACAATGGTTTCTGGCCCAAAATGGTATTAAATCTGTCCCATTTAGAGGTGGATTCAAACGAAGTAAAAAAGATTGGATGAAACAATTATTTAAAGATCAAGCACAAGTATTAATCGCAACTGAAGCTGGTGGAGAAGGAATTAATCTACAATTTTGTCACCGAATGATTAACTATGATTTACCTTGGAATCCTATGCGAATAGAACAAAGGATCGGTAGAATTCATAGGCTTGGACAAGAAAAAGATGTAGAAATTTATAATTTTGCGGTGAAGGACACTGTAGAAGACCATATTCTAAAGCTCCTTTATAAGAAGATAGGGCTTTTTGAGGGTGTTATCGGTAAGTTAGACGATATTTTAGAGAAATTTTCAGACAATCAGTTAGAAGAGCATGTTTCTAACATTTTACTTCACTCTCATTCAGAGGGAGAAGTTCGTGTTAAAATGGATAACCTCACTTCAATTTTAGCCCAATAA